A single region of the Gephyromycinifex aptenodytis genome encodes:
- a CDS encoding cell wall-binding repeat-containing protein, with the protein MKPFLRSRTAALSAVLALAATPAVALPAQASPDSLRAEKADERLAGADRFATAAAVSRYAHPSGSRIVFLAAGQDYPDALAAGPAAHASGAPILLTGRDLLPPATATELARLHPDRVYVLGGPAVVSDKVGFDARNAAKASLVYRVDGKDRYATAARVTEVFPPSADTVYLASGEGFADALSGGVAAAKARGSVLLTGKRTLPEVTKERLSELAPSSIVVLGGTGAIDEATFAAIGKAAPKATVTRVAGLDRYDTARQVAARFWPKGSRSAFIASGAIFPDALSGVPAAAAADGPILLTGASCHPAATANAIRSLKTTSNVTLGGRAVAYAGARVCTTGAAKPLNATPPPGPNARTARTVNCADFPHQKAAQQWFDYWYPRVGDKYRLDRDNDRVACELLP; encoded by the coding sequence GTGAAGCCCTTCCTGCGAAGCCGAACCGCTGCCCTGTCCGCCGTCCTCGCCCTCGCCGCGACGCCCGCTGTGGCGCTTCCCGCCCAGGCGAGCCCTGACTCCCTGCGCGCCGAGAAGGCCGATGAACGCCTCGCCGGCGCAGACCGATTCGCCACCGCCGCCGCCGTTTCCCGGTACGCGCACCCGAGCGGTTCGCGGATCGTGTTCCTTGCTGCGGGACAGGACTACCCCGACGCGCTCGCTGCCGGTCCCGCCGCGCACGCCTCAGGTGCTCCCATCCTGCTCACCGGGCGCGACCTGCTTCCCCCCGCCACCGCCACCGAGCTGGCCCGGCTACACCCGGACCGGGTGTACGTACTCGGCGGCCCCGCCGTCGTCAGCGACAAGGTCGGCTTCGATGCGCGCAACGCAGCAAAAGCGAGCCTGGTCTACCGGGTGGACGGCAAGGACCGCTACGCCACCGCCGCCCGGGTCACCGAGGTGTTCCCCCCGTCAGCGGACACCGTCTACCTCGCCTCAGGTGAGGGCTTCGCTGACGCACTCTCTGGTGGGGTGGCCGCCGCGAAGGCCCGTGGCTCGGTGCTGCTCACCGGCAAGAGAACCCTGCCGGAGGTGACCAAGGAACGTCTGAGCGAGCTGGCCCCCAGCTCGATCGTCGTCCTCGGCGGCACCGGCGCCATCGACGAAGCCACCTTCGCCGCAATCGGCAAGGCCGCGCCGAAAGCCACCGTCACCCGCGTCGCCGGCCTCGACCGCTACGACACCGCCCGACAGGTCGCAGCCCGTTTCTGGCCCAAGGGCTCCCGCAGCGCCTTCATCGCATCTGGCGCCATATTCCCCGACGCGCTCAGCGGGGTCCCTGCCGCGGCCGCGGCGGACGGACCGATCCTGCTCACCGGCGCCTCCTGCCACCCGGCAGCGACGGCGAACGCAATCCGCTCCCTGAAGACGACCTCCAACGTCACCCTCGGTGGGAGGGCCGTCGCCTACGCAGGGGCCCGGGTGTGCACCACCGGCGCAGCCAAACCCCTCAACGCCACGCCACCACCCGGGCCGAACGCACGCACCGCGCGGACCGTGAACTGCGCCGACTTCCCCCACCAGAAAGCCGCCCAGCAATGGTTCGACTACTGGTACCCCCGCGTCGGCGACAAGTACCGACTCGACCGCGACAACGACCGTGTCGCCTGCGAACTGCTGCCCTGA
- a CDS encoding DsbA family protein, which translates to MSNEERARKIAAATPKDRSRVKWGIAIALAIAVLAGIAWTVYAGKSAGPSTSQSQGIPAGGLAQGEGLNPYPNVQVKQGAPKVDVYSDFQCPICGQLSKTNGQAIDELAAKGEISLVEHHMKFLDENMGLGEKGPSHTAANAAFCAADQGVYFTVAHGIFSAQPEREGDGFPEGIYAQLAEKAGLSGEKLEQFNSCVQKGTYLNYVKMSDESSSRSGITGTPAVKINGVDVAGEDMSALVTQPGSFPQVLAKYAKK; encoded by the coding sequence ATGAGCAACGAAGAACGGGCACGCAAGATCGCCGCGGCCACCCCCAAGGACCGAAGCCGGGTGAAGTGGGGGATCGCCATCGCCCTGGCGATCGCCGTTCTGGCCGGTATCGCGTGGACTGTGTACGCGGGCAAGTCCGCCGGTCCCTCCACCTCCCAGAGTCAGGGCATTCCCGCTGGCGGTCTTGCCCAGGGTGAGGGCCTCAACCCTTACCCGAACGTGCAGGTCAAACAGGGCGCGCCGAAGGTCGATGTGTATTCGGACTTCCAGTGCCCCATCTGCGGGCAACTGTCGAAGACCAACGGGCAAGCGATCGACGAGTTGGCCGCTAAAGGGGAGATCTCCCTGGTCGAGCACCACATGAAGTTCCTTGACGAGAACATGGGCCTGGGAGAAAAGGGACCCTCGCACACGGCGGCGAACGCGGCCTTCTGTGCTGCGGATCAAGGCGTGTACTTCACGGTCGCGCACGGCATCTTCTCTGCACAGCCGGAACGCGAGGGCGACGGTTTCCCCGAGGGCATCTACGCGCAGTTGGCCGAGAAGGCAGGCCTGAGCGGGGAGAAGCTGGAGCAATTCAACTCCTGCGTGCAAAAGGGCACCTACCTGAACTACGTGAAGATGTCGGATGAGTCGAGCTCTCGAAGCGGAATCACCGGCACCCCGGCCGTGAAGATCAACGGCGTCGACGTGGCAGGGGAGGACATGTCCGCCCTGGTCACCCAGCCGGGCAGCTTCCCGCAAGTTCTGGCCAAGTACGCCAAGAAGTAA
- a CDS encoding sensor histidine kinase translates to MTGSLVRVEAWGLRARVVAITAGLLTLVLLLGAVAIAAAAAAAQRRTLDTDLHQVAEQVATLVAENRLPATLPVSGARIVQVVGPDMSVTAASPAADRLVPLLAPEELAQAREGTAVQVPAGRMAEGGTLRAVAVPAGLPRRGITVIAASPVQALSHTQWGLWLALAAGIPVLVGAGALLTWRAVGTSLRPVDDLRLGAERIGAGGEPGGRLPVPGSQDEIRALALTLNGMLDRLDEAATSQRRFVADAAHELRSPVASLRMQIEVEARLGDDSLAREVLPEIDRLARLIDDLLLLARTSGAGPSGRREPVDLGQVVGQVTQRYSQVRVPLQVHAEVGLVAVIERSGLERALSNLIDNAVRHAERVVLVTLSRDGEQAVIEVVDDGAGIAAADRERVFDRFVRLDEARDRDAGGSGIGLPIARELLRREGGDVVLEDANPGVRARITLPLSQ, encoded by the coding sequence ATGACGGGGTCGCTCGTGCGCGTTGAAGCGTGGGGTCTGCGGGCTCGGGTCGTCGCCATCACGGCTGGGCTGCTCACGCTGGTCCTGCTGCTGGGCGCGGTCGCCATCGCGGCCGCTGCCGCAGCGGCACAGCGGCGCACCCTGGACACCGACCTGCACCAGGTGGCCGAGCAGGTGGCGACTCTTGTCGCCGAGAACCGACTTCCGGCGACGCTGCCGGTTTCGGGGGCCCGGATCGTGCAGGTCGTCGGGCCGGACATGTCGGTGACTGCGGCCTCCCCCGCCGCCGACCGGTTGGTGCCGTTGCTCGCACCGGAGGAGCTTGCGCAGGCTCGCGAGGGCACGGCCGTGCAGGTACCGGCCGGCCGGATGGCTGAGGGCGGCACATTGCGCGCCGTCGCGGTGCCCGCGGGTTTGCCCAGGCGGGGCATCACGGTGATCGCGGCCTCACCGGTGCAGGCGTTGAGCCACACCCAGTGGGGGTTGTGGCTCGCGTTGGCTGCCGGGATTCCGGTGTTGGTGGGCGCTGGGGCGCTGCTGACGTGGCGGGCGGTGGGGACCTCGTTGCGGCCGGTGGATGATTTACGGCTCGGCGCTGAACGTATCGGGGCTGGTGGGGAGCCGGGCGGGCGGCTGCCGGTGCCGGGCTCGCAGGACGAGATCCGGGCGTTGGCGCTGACGTTGAACGGCATGCTTGATCGTTTGGATGAGGCGGCGACCAGCCAGCGCCGGTTCGTTGCTGACGCGGCGCACGAGTTGCGAAGCCCAGTGGCGAGCTTGCGCATGCAGATCGAGGTGGAGGCGCGGCTCGGCGACGACTCGTTGGCGCGCGAGGTGCTGCCGGAGATCGACCGTCTGGCCCGGTTGATCGACGATTTGCTGTTGTTGGCGCGCACGAGTGGCGCGGGACCCTCTGGCCGTCGGGAACCGGTGGATCTGGGACAGGTGGTCGGGCAGGTCACCCAGCGCTACTCGCAGGTGCGAGTGCCGCTGCAGGTGCACGCCGAGGTGGGGCTCGTCGCGGTGATTGAGCGCAGCGGGTTGGAGCGGGCGTTGAGCAACCTCATCGACAACGCGGTGCGTCACGCCGAGCGGGTTGTGCTGGTCACGCTGTCTCGGGACGGCGAGCAGGCGGTGATCGAGGTCGTCGATGACGGCGCGGGCATCGCGGCGGCTGACCGGGAGCGTGTTTTCGACCGGTTTGTGCGCCTGGATGAGGCGCGGGATCGAGATGCGGGGGGCAGCGGGATCGGTTTGCCGATCGCGCGGGAACTCCTGCGGCGTGAGGGCGGTGATGTTGTGCTCGAGGATGCCAACCCAGGCGTGCGGGCGCGGATCACACTGCCGCTGAGTCAGTGA
- a CDS encoding response regulator transcription factor produces MRLLVVEDEPGMVRALRRGLAAEGFLVEVARDGPTGLDMARFGDFDAVLLDVMLPGLSGYEVVRTLRAEENWVPVLMVSAKDGEYDQADGLDCGADDYLTKPFSFVVLLARLRSLLRRAPAPRPTIMTAGGVSFDPASHEVQVEGASVALSAREALLLEYLIRAFPHPVSKERLLENIWAESSGDPNVVEVFIGHLRRKIGRERITTVRGVGYRLSHDGVARAR; encoded by the coding sequence ATGCGACTACTCGTGGTGGAGGACGAGCCGGGGATGGTGCGCGCCCTGCGACGAGGCTTGGCGGCGGAGGGGTTCCTCGTCGAGGTGGCCCGCGACGGGCCGACGGGGCTGGACATGGCTCGCTTCGGTGACTTCGATGCGGTGTTGCTCGATGTGATGCTGCCCGGCCTGTCGGGCTATGAGGTGGTGCGGACTTTGCGGGCGGAGGAGAACTGGGTTCCGGTTCTCATGGTCTCGGCCAAGGACGGTGAGTATGACCAGGCTGACGGGCTGGACTGCGGCGCCGATGACTACCTGACCAAGCCGTTCTCATTCGTGGTGCTGCTCGCCCGGTTGCGTTCGCTGCTGCGGCGCGCTCCCGCGCCGCGCCCGACGATCATGACGGCGGGCGGGGTGAGCTTCGATCCGGCTTCGCACGAGGTGCAGGTGGAGGGCGCCAGTGTGGCGCTCTCGGCGCGTGAGGCGCTTCTGCTGGAGTACCTGATCCGCGCTTTCCCGCACCCGGTGAGCAAGGAGCGGCTGCTCGAGAACATCTGGGCCGAATCCAGCGGAGACCCCAATGTCGTGGAGGTCTTCATCGGCCATTTGCGGCGCAAGATCGGACGCGAACGGATCACGACGGTGCGTGGCGTCGGGTACCGCCTCAGCCATGACGGGGTCGCTCGTGCGCGTTGA
- a CDS encoding LolA family protein, with protein sequence MTEKTARRPRVSRGWALPTAAAVALAGGIGYAGIADASSGLEPKSAQDILTGMQQATMPPLAGTVVATADLGLPELPGVGDSAELTSLVSGSHTMRVWYGGPDKMRLAKLGDASETNVIRNGEDAWIWSSTEKEAVHYNLADAEHATDLSSAHPKPTAMPETPQQASQLVLDSAEKYSTVSTNSIARVAGRDVYELVLTPKSTNTLVKNVRLAVDGQTMIPLRVQVYSRKLSAPAYEIGYSSLSMGPVEDRMFTFTAPSGTSVQEADTHELTGEHSEHSGGAGHTKADASPVQVSGQGWESVYVMKAPADLLEADAAPASDRGPHGAADLDPAAIIASLPTTSGAWGSGRVLEGTLFSMILTDDGRVAMGAVDSGALAAALTKTPGQ encoded by the coding sequence ATGACCGAGAAGACTGCACGTCGCCCGCGCGTTTCGCGAGGGTGGGCCCTGCCCACCGCTGCTGCTGTCGCGCTCGCCGGTGGTATCGGCTACGCCGGCATCGCTGACGCCTCCTCAGGTCTGGAGCCCAAGAGCGCCCAGGACATCCTCACCGGGATGCAGCAGGCGACGATGCCGCCACTGGCCGGGACCGTGGTCGCCACCGCCGACCTGGGCCTGCCGGAGCTGCCCGGCGTCGGGGACTCCGCCGAACTGACCTCACTGGTCAGCGGCTCGCACACGATGCGGGTCTGGTACGGCGGGCCCGACAAGATGCGTTTGGCCAAGCTCGGCGACGCCTCCGAAACCAACGTCATCCGCAACGGTGAAGACGCCTGGATCTGGTCGAGCACCGAAAAGGAGGCCGTCCACTACAACCTCGCTGATGCCGAGCACGCAACCGACCTCAGCTCGGCGCACCCGAAGCCCACCGCGATGCCGGAAACGCCGCAGCAGGCTTCGCAGCTGGTCCTCGACTCGGCAGAGAAGTATTCGACGGTGAGCACCAACTCGATTGCGCGGGTGGCCGGCCGCGATGTCTACGAACTCGTGCTGACACCCAAGAGCACCAACACCCTGGTCAAGAACGTGCGTCTGGCCGTCGACGGCCAGACGATGATCCCGTTGCGGGTTCAGGTGTACTCCCGCAAACTCAGCGCCCCCGCCTACGAGATCGGCTACTCCAGCCTCTCGATGGGTCCGGTTGAAGACCGCATGTTCACCTTCACCGCACCTTCTGGCACCAGCGTGCAGGAGGCCGACACGCACGAGTTGACGGGCGAACACTCCGAACACTCCGGAGGTGCCGGGCACACCAAGGCCGACGCCTCCCCGGTGCAGGTGTCCGGGCAGGGCTGGGAGAGCGTCTACGTCATGAAGGCGCCCGCCGACCTGCTCGAAGCCGACGCGGCGCCGGCCAGCGATCGCGGCCCGCACGGGGCCGCCGACCTCGACCCGGCCGCGATCATCGCTTCGCTGCCGACGACCTCCGGGGCGTGGGGTAGCGGGCGGGTCCTCGAAGGAACCTTGTTCTCGATGATCCTCACCGACGATGGGCGGGTCGCCATGGGCGCCGTCGACTCAGGCGCACTGGCCGCAGCGCTGACGAAGACGCCCGGGCAGTGA
- a CDS encoding ABC transporter ATP-binding protein — protein sequence MTATDLATATVAATDPSPAATLAIRTRGLTKNFGSARVVDGIDLDVPRGAIYGFLGPNGSGKTTTIRMLLGLISSSAGKIDLLGEPVPGSRDVLTRVGALVEGPAFHTHLTGRANLHRLDAVDAWADSRTSRTRVDAALTRVGLLAAADKRYRAYSLGMRQRLAIAAALLGERDLLILDEPTNGLDPQGTREIRNLIRALADEGVTIFVSSHLLSEIEQVCTHLGVMRQGNLVAQGTVAQILDLAPTRVSVTSPDAQRAAAVMLDCGLADPVVLGEVATAPVGQGAPEELVVALVTAGVRVRGFDVHRPRLEDLFVSLTGEGFDVSS from the coding sequence GTGACCGCGACCGACCTCGCAACCGCGACCGTGGCCGCGACCGATCCGTCGCCCGCAGCCACGCTCGCGATCCGCACCCGCGGCCTGACCAAGAACTTCGGTTCGGCCCGCGTCGTCGACGGCATCGACCTGGATGTGCCGCGCGGCGCCATTTACGGCTTCCTCGGCCCCAACGGTTCGGGTAAGACGACCACGATCCGGATGCTGCTCGGCCTCATCAGCTCCAGCGCTGGAAAGATCGACCTGCTTGGCGAACCGGTACCGGGCTCCAGGGATGTGCTTACCCGGGTCGGTGCCCTCGTCGAAGGGCCCGCTTTCCACACCCACCTGACCGGTCGGGCCAACCTGCACCGACTCGACGCGGTCGATGCTTGGGCCGACTCGCGCACCTCGCGCACGCGAGTCGACGCGGCCCTGACTCGGGTCGGACTGCTGGCCGCCGCCGACAAGCGCTACCGGGCGTACTCGCTGGGGATGCGGCAACGCTTGGCAATCGCCGCCGCGCTGCTCGGTGAACGTGACCTGCTCATCCTGGACGAGCCCACGAACGGCCTCGACCCGCAAGGCACGCGCGAAATTCGCAACCTCATCCGTGCCCTGGCCGATGAAGGCGTCACCATCTTCGTATCCAGCCACCTGCTCTCGGAGATCGAGCAGGTGTGCACCCACCTGGGGGTCATGCGTCAAGGGAATCTCGTCGCCCAAGGGACCGTGGCGCAGATCCTCGACCTGGCGCCCACCCGGGTCAGCGTCACCTCACCGGATGCCCAACGCGCCGCCGCCGTGATGCTCGACTGTGGTCTGGCCGACCCGGTGGTCCTCGGCGAGGTCGCGACCGCGCCCGTGGGGCAGGGCGCCCCGGAAGAGCTTGTTGTCGCGCTCGTGACGGCAGGGGTTCGGGTGCGCGGGTTCGACGTGCACCGCCCGCGCCTGGAAGACCTGTTCGTCTCGCTGACCGGGGAGGGCTTCGATGTCAGTAGTTGA
- a CDS encoding ABC transporter permease, with translation MSVVDTADATAPTQPTPPTAGSRRRPNRVAAFGRLVRSEFSLIAGRRRNQVGLLILAAVPILLGITVWYNAPDPGQGGPAFFADITLNGIFVALTSLTVEMPLFLPLAVAALSGDAIAGEAGAGTLRYVLTVPVGRSRLLLAKYLAALLGVLLGVLVIVGTGVLIGLVLFGAGPVLTLSGIELSYGQALLRVLGAALYATGVLAAVLAIGVLISCLTEAPIAAMIAVVVVTMAMQILGALEQLSWLHPYLITQYWTAFADFFREPVFTETMAKGLSLAGAYVVVGLGLALWRFRTRDISC, from the coding sequence ATGTCAGTAGTTGATACCGCTGACGCCACGGCGCCGACGCAGCCGACACCGCCCACCGCAGGCTCCCGTCGTCGCCCCAACCGGGTGGCCGCCTTCGGGCGGCTCGTTCGCTCGGAGTTCTCTCTCATCGCTGGGCGGCGTCGCAACCAGGTGGGCTTGCTCATCCTGGCCGCCGTGCCGATCCTGCTGGGGATCACCGTCTGGTACAACGCCCCGGACCCCGGCCAGGGCGGCCCAGCGTTCTTCGCCGACATCACCCTCAACGGCATCTTCGTCGCCTTGACCTCCCTGACCGTGGAGATGCCGCTGTTTCTACCGCTGGCGGTGGCCGCGCTCAGCGGTGACGCGATCGCCGGTGAAGCGGGCGCAGGCACCCTGCGGTACGTATTGACTGTGCCGGTGGGGCGCAGTCGGTTGCTGCTGGCCAAGTACCTGGCTGCGCTGCTGGGCGTCCTGCTCGGGGTGCTCGTCATCGTCGGTACGGGCGTGCTCATCGGGTTGGTGCTGTTCGGGGCCGGCCCGGTGTTGACGCTGTCGGGCATCGAGTTGTCCTACGGGCAGGCACTCCTGCGGGTGCTCGGCGCGGCGCTTTATGCCACCGGCGTCTTGGCGGCTGTGTTGGCGATCGGGGTGCTCATCTCGTGCCTGACCGAGGCGCCCATCGCAGCGATGATCGCTGTCGTCGTGGTGACGATGGCGATGCAGATCCTCGGCGCGTTGGAGCAACTGTCCTGGCTGCACCCATACCTGATCACCCAGTACTGGACGGCGTTCGCAGACTTCTTCCGCGAACCGGTCTTCACCGAGACGATGGCCAAAGGTTTGTCCCTGGCAGGCGCATACGTCGTGGTGGGCCTGGGCTTGGCGCTGTGGCGTTTCCGCACCCGCGACATCTCCTGTTGA
- a CDS encoding YnfA family protein → MLALRSIALFVVAAFAEIGGAWLVWQGVREHRGWLWIGAGIIALGAYGFVATLQPDAHFGRILAAYGGVFVVGSLLWGVVLDGFRPDRYDIAGALICLVGVAFIMYAPRGA, encoded by the coding sequence ATGCTTGCGCTGCGCTCCATCGCCCTGTTCGTCGTGGCCGCCTTCGCTGAGATCGGCGGGGCCTGGCTGGTGTGGCAAGGCGTACGGGAGCATCGAGGCTGGCTGTGGATCGGGGCGGGGATCATCGCTCTGGGCGCCTATGGGTTCGTGGCCACCCTGCAACCCGACGCGCACTTCGGGCGCATCCTTGCCGCCTACGGCGGAGTCTTCGTCGTCGGGTCGTTGTTATGGGGCGTGGTCCTGGACGGCTTCCGTCCCGACCGGTACGACATCGCCGGCGCGCTCATCTGCCTCGTCGGTGTCGCGTTCATCATGTACGCCCCACGCGGCGCCTGA
- a CDS encoding class I SAM-dependent methyltransferase codes for MSMSRNADSAAQYSHGHQPSVLASHATRTAANSCAYFLDRVRPGVRLLDLGCGPGSITLDLAERVGHVGYVLGIDSAAAAIEAATATAAQRGDQRTRFAVGDLSDLNVEPGSFDIVHAHQVLQHVPDPVAALKAMARYCAPGGIIAVRDADYGAMAWYPPSDGLQRWHTIYCTGARNAGAEPDAGRRLRAWAQDAGLRVASATSSTWTYATTDSTRWWGNSQAERVRNSTFTRRAADLGLTAEQIEQIAVSWQEWGQDPQAWFFLPHGELLASPSSA; via the coding sequence ATGAGCATGTCGCGAAACGCAGACAGCGCGGCCCAATACAGTCACGGCCATCAACCCAGCGTCCTTGCCTCACACGCAACGCGGACGGCCGCGAACAGTTGCGCCTACTTCCTCGATCGAGTCCGCCCCGGGGTGCGCCTCCTTGACCTGGGCTGCGGTCCTGGTTCCATCACGCTGGACCTCGCGGAGCGCGTCGGACACGTGGGCTACGTGCTCGGCATCGACTCCGCAGCAGCCGCCATCGAGGCAGCAACGGCAACGGCCGCGCAGCGAGGAGACCAGCGGACCCGCTTCGCCGTAGGCGACCTGAGCGACCTGAATGTCGAACCCGGTTCCTTCGACATCGTGCACGCCCACCAAGTGCTCCAGCATGTGCCCGACCCGGTCGCTGCCCTGAAGGCGATGGCGCGCTACTGCGCACCGGGCGGGATCATTGCCGTGCGAGACGCTGATTACGGCGCGATGGCCTGGTATCCACCCTCGGACGGTCTGCAACGCTGGCACACCATTTACTGCACCGGCGCCCGTAATGCCGGAGCGGAACCCGATGCGGGCCGTCGCCTGCGCGCATGGGCCCAGGACGCTGGTCTGCGGGTGGCGTCCGCCACCTCATCCACCTGGACCTACGCCACGACAGACAGCACACGATGGTGGGGCAACTCGCAGGCGGAGCGAGTCCGCAACTCCACCTTCACCCGCCGTGCAGCCGACCTGGGGCTGACTGCAGAGCAGATCGAGCAGATCGCCGTCTCCTGGCAAGAGTGGGGGCAGGACCCACAGGCCTGGTTCTTCCTGCCGCACGGCGAACTCCTGGCCTCCCCGAGTTCTGCCTGA
- a CDS encoding inorganic phosphate transporter, whose product MASSTVSSPPATDTGSSSTALDRSLNLGFGTAMAVTLALFTWWAFGYVANDASRVILILAVAFGLFMAFNIGGNDVANSFGTSVGAGTLTIQQALLVASVFEVSGAIIAGGQVTDTIRKGIVDLSGTPIDPQDFIFIMMAALFAAAVWLLIASRSGWPVSTTHSIIGGIVGAAVTLGWLTTGSDALGMVQWDQVVQIAISWVLSPLLGGIASYLLFRLIKSKILTFNDEAEEQLRRIKAERLAHRDRHKESFERLSEIQQISYTGAMARDAAALRSRGDEDGTLEPDDLESDYYRELQDIDRRAVEIDSHQALQNWVPALAAIGAVVISAMLLFKGLENLDLGLSALHNVLIMAMVGATVWMAMFIFARTLRGDSLSRSTFVMFSWMQVFTASGFAFSHGSNDIANAIGPFAAVLETMKNGQIGEEAVVPTAAMVAFGVALIAGLWFVGRRVIATVGTNLTKMHPASGFAAELSAAAVVMSASAAGLPVSSTHILIGAVLGIGYVNKAANWGLMRPIAMAWVITLPAAAALAAGALLVLRFAF is encoded by the coding sequence ATGGCCTCCTCCACCGTCTCGAGCCCGCCCGCGACGGATACCGGCTCATCATCCACAGCTCTCGACCGGTCGCTCAACCTCGGCTTCGGTACCGCCATGGCGGTCACTCTGGCCCTGTTCACCTGGTGGGCTTTCGGTTACGTCGCCAACGACGCCAGTCGCGTGATCCTCATCCTCGCCGTCGCCTTCGGCCTGTTCATGGCGTTCAACATCGGGGGTAACGACGTAGCCAATTCATTCGGCACCTCGGTCGGGGCCGGGACGCTGACCATCCAGCAGGCGTTGCTCGTGGCGTCCGTCTTCGAGGTCTCCGGCGCGATCATCGCCGGCGGTCAGGTCACCGACACGATCCGCAAGGGGATCGTCGACCTGTCCGGTACCCCGATCGACCCGCAAGACTTCATCTTCATCATGATGGCGGCGCTCTTCGCGGCCGCGGTCTGGCTGCTCATCGCCTCCCGCAGCGGGTGGCCCGTCTCCACGACGCACTCGATCATCGGCGGCATCGTGGGTGCGGCGGTCACCCTCGGGTGGCTCACCACCGGCAGCGATGCCCTGGGCATGGTCCAGTGGGATCAGGTCGTGCAGATCGCTATCTCCTGGGTGCTGTCCCCGCTGCTCGGCGGGATCGCCTCCTACCTGCTGTTCCGCCTGATCAAGAGCAAGATCCTCACCTTCAACGATGAGGCCGAGGAGCAACTGCGCCGCATCAAGGCGGAACGCCTCGCGCACCGGGACCGCCACAAGGAGTCCTTCGAGCGCCTCTCTGAGATCCAGCAGATCTCCTACACCGGCGCGATGGCTCGGGATGCGGCTGCGCTGCGCAGCCGCGGCGACGAGGACGGAACCCTTGAGCCTGACGATCTCGAGTCCGACTACTACCGCGAGCTGCAGGACATCGACCGTCGTGCCGTCGAGATCGACAGCCACCAGGCCCTGCAGAACTGGGTCCCAGCGCTGGCAGCGATCGGGGCGGTCGTCATCTCGGCCATGCTGCTGTTCAAGGGTCTGGAGAACCTCGACCTCGGCCTGAGCGCCCTGCACAACGTCCTGATCATGGCCATGGTCGGGGCCACGGTGTGGATGGCCATGTTCATCTTCGCCCGCACCCTGCGCGGTGACTCGCTGAGCCGCTCGACGTTCGTCATGTTCAGCTGGATGCAGGTCTTCACCGCCTCCGGGTTCGCATTCAGCCACGGCAGCAACGACATCGCGAACGCCATCGGCCCGTTCGCCGCAGTCCTGGAGACGATGAAGAACGGCCAGATCGGGGAGGAAGCCGTGGTGCCGACAGCAGCCATGGTCGCCTTCGGCGTGGCGCTCATCGCCGGTCTGTGGTTCGTCGGCCGCCGGGTGATCGCAACCGTGGGTACCAACCTGACCAAGATGCACCCGGCCTCCGGGTTCGCCGCCGAGCTGTCGGCCGCAGCAGTGGTCATGAGTGCCTCGGCGGCCGGGCTCCCGGTCTCCAGCACGCACATCCTCATCGGTGCCGTGCTCGGTATCGGGTACGTGAACAAGGCCGCCAACTGGGGTCTCATGCGCCCGATCGCGATGGCCTGGGTCATCACGCTGCCCGCGGCGGCCGCGTTGGCCGCCGGCGCGCTGCTGGTCTTGCGGTTCGCCTTCTGA
- a CDS encoding response regulator, translating to MNHAPIRVLIVDDHPVVRAGLVALIDAQPAVHVVGQACNGQEALALADALNPDVLLCDLRLGPGLDGVEVVRELRRRPQAPEVVILTTYDEDADIVRAVEAGAAGYLLKDADTGAIIAAIQAAVHGEPGYEPALQQRVVNAMRTRHSGLSERELEVLRLVAQGRSNKQIAGELFVGEATVKTHLNHAFTKLEVDNRTAAVARARQAGLL from the coding sequence ATGAACCACGCACCGATACGAGTCCTGATCGTCGATGACCACCCGGTCGTGCGTGCCGGGTTGGTCGCACTCATTGACGCCCAACCTGCCGTGCACGTGGTCGGGCAGGCGTGCAACGGGCAGGAGGCGCTCGCCCTGGCAGACGCGCTGAACCCCGACGTGCTGCTCTGCGACCTGCGCCTGGGCCCCGGGCTGGACGGGGTGGAGGTTGTGCGCGAGCTGCGACGGCGGCCGCAAGCGCCGGAGGTCGTCATCCTGACCACCTACGACGAAGACGCCGACATCGTGCGGGCCGTGGAAGCCGGCGCTGCCGGATATCTGCTCAAAGACGCCGACACCGGCGCGATCATTGCCGCCATCCAAGCGGCGGTGCATGGAGAACCCGGCTACGAGCCGGCGCTGCAGCAGCGGGTCGTCAACGCGATGCGCACCCGCCATTCAGGCCTGTCAGAACGCGAACTCGAGGTGCTGCGCCTCGTCGCCCAGGGCCGCTCGAACAAGCAGATCGCCGGGGAGCTCTTCGTCGGTGAAGCGACGGTGAAAACCCACCTGAACCACGCGTTCACCAAGCTCGAAGTGGACAACCGCACCGCCGCCGTGGCCCGCGCCCGCCAAGCCGGCCTGCTGTAG